A part of Paraliobacillus zengyii genomic DNA contains:
- a CDS encoding DNA translocase FtsK, with protein MKNKIKQLLDTEETIEPPKTRRNHTSNNHVETKVSYEYPTNRKFDFPIIPDKPKKEFSRRPSVSELETNVAKFKDKQLPEEKVFKRKFSATEVPSPIYGFGKRPGKTIETDTPAFLRKEKIHQQSNLTFSTTEDLLDETLSDDKLNKLHEDNPYIKPQVIEEKEVAFENFSQVEQVNEIEVDNVEAARFEEKQKTVEFNNRKVRERNAVPFNVRMRPSDKKRYHQKNNQIQQQQSKKNAAPPLYLLNDPIKRSAGNQQWIEEQATLLETTLKQFHVNAKVINTMQGPSVTRFEIQPEAGVKVSKIKNLSDDIKLNMAAKDIRMEAPIPGKHAIGIEIPNADPQAVGLQEIFEDQSFHNSSSALSVALGLDIAGSPVITDIKKMPHGLIAGATGSGKSVCINSILISLLYKASHEDVRFLLIDPKMVELAPYNGIPHLVSPVITDVKAATHALKWAVAEMEERYQKFAQEGARDIDRYNEKMKTQNKYDQKMPYLVIVIDELADLMMVSPQDVEDAICRIAQKARACGIHLLLATQRPSVDVITGLIKANIPTRIAFSVSSQVDSRTIIDTNGADRLLGKGDMLFVENGARNPVRIQGAFVSDDEIERVTSYVKQLAPPNYLFEQEQLLKQIDTEETEDDLYPEVLSFVLEQNGASASLVQRRFKVGYNRAARLIDTLEHNGIISAQKGSKPRDVLVSANEMDTERIQ; from the coding sequence ATGAAAAATAAAATAAAACAATTACTAGATACAGAAGAGACGATTGAACCACCTAAAACGAGACGAAATCATACAAGTAACAATCATGTAGAAACAAAGGTATCATATGAATATCCTACCAATAGAAAATTTGATTTTCCTATTATTCCAGATAAACCGAAAAAGGAATTTTCAAGAAGGCCATCTGTTTCAGAATTAGAAACTAATGTAGCAAAGTTTAAAGATAAACAACTCCCTGAGGAGAAGGTTTTTAAACGAAAATTCTCGGCTACTGAAGTTCCATCACCAATATACGGTTTTGGTAAAAGACCAGGAAAAACAATTGAAACAGATACACCAGCGTTTTTGCGTAAAGAAAAAATTCATCAACAATCTAATTTAACATTTTCAACAACGGAAGATTTACTAGATGAAACGCTATCTGATGATAAGTTGAATAAATTACATGAGGATAACCCCTATATTAAGCCACAGGTTATAGAAGAAAAAGAAGTAGCTTTTGAAAACTTCTCTCAAGTTGAACAAGTAAATGAAATAGAAGTTGACAACGTTGAGGCTGCACGGTTTGAAGAGAAACAAAAAACAGTTGAATTTAATAATAGGAAAGTAAGAGAACGTAATGCAGTACCATTTAATGTAAGAATGCGTCCAAGTGATAAAAAACGTTATCATCAAAAAAACAATCAGATACAACAGCAACAATCAAAAAAAAACGCTGCACCTCCACTTTATCTATTAAATGATCCAATTAAAAGGTCTGCAGGTAATCAACAATGGATTGAGGAGCAAGCAACATTATTAGAAACAACTTTAAAACAATTTCATGTCAACGCAAAAGTAATTAATACAATGCAAGGACCTTCTGTCACAAGGTTTGAAATTCAACCTGAAGCTGGTGTGAAGGTGAGTAAAATTAAGAATTTGAGTGATGACATTAAATTAAACATGGCTGCGAAAGATATACGAATGGAAGCACCAATTCCAGGTAAACATGCAATTGGAATTGAGATACCAAACGCAGATCCACAAGCTGTTGGCTTACAGGAAATATTTGAAGATCAATCATTTCACAACAGTTCATCTGCATTAAGTGTTGCTTTGGGGTTAGATATTGCAGGTAGTCCGGTTATAACGGATATAAAGAAAATGCCTCATGGACTGATTGCAGGTGCAACGGGATCAGGAAAAAGTGTTTGTATTAACTCTATTTTGATTAGTCTGTTGTATAAAGCAAGTCATGAAGATGTTCGTTTTCTTTTAATTGATCCTAAAATGGTGGAATTAGCACCGTATAATGGCATTCCACATTTAGTATCGCCTGTCATTACAGATGTGAAAGCCGCTACTCATGCATTAAAATGGGCAGTCGCTGAAATGGAAGAAAGGTATCAGAAATTCGCACAAGAAGGTGCACGTGATATCGATCGCTATAATGAAAAAATGAAGACGCAAAATAAGTATGATCAAAAAATGCCATACCTCGTCATCGTAATTGATGAGTTGGCTGATCTAATGATGGTTTCACCACAAGATGTTGAGGATGCCATTTGTAGAATTGCACAAAAAGCGAGGGCATGTGGAATTCACCTCTTGTTAGCGACCCAACGACCATCGGTAGATGTTATTACAGGTTTGATTAAAGCCAATATACCTACAAGAATTGCTTTTAGTGTCTCTTCACAAGTAGATTCCCGAACAATCATTGATACAAATGGTGCAGATCGTTTACTTGGTAAAGGAGATATGCTATTTGTTGAAAATGGTGCTAGAAATCCTGTGAGAATTCAAGGGGCTTTTGTTTCAGATGATGAAATTGAACGTGTGACAAGTTATGTTAAACAGTTAGCACCTCCTAATTATCTATTTGAACAAGAACAGTTGTTAAAACAAATCGATACAGAAGAAACGGAAGATGATCTTTACCCAGAAGTATTATCTTTTGTACTAGAACAAAATGGAGCAAGTGCTTCTTTGGTACAAAGACGGTTTAAGGTTGGCTATAACCGTGCTGCACGATTAATTGACACATTAGAGCATAACGGAATTATTTCCGCTCAAAAGGGAAGCAAACCACGTGATGTATTAGTTTCGGCTAATGAGATGGACACAGAACGTATTCAATAA
- a CDS encoding YtxH domain-containing protein, translating into MSNQEEQNQAQNENINSKDFLIGSLIGGIVGASVALLFAPKAGKELREELNQGASTIKERASDWKDVAYEKGTEWKDYAKETSAQVQKNVTEKSQELGDKFKETTKTIQEKINTAQEDADVVKETAEEAAEEVAEAIDEAAKDVKKQG; encoded by the coding sequence ATGAGTAATCAAGAAGAACAAAATCAAGCACAGAACGAGAATATTAATAGCAAAGACTTTTTAATCGGTTCATTAATCGGAGGTATTGTAGGTGCTTCGGTCGCTTTACTATTTGCACCTAAGGCTGGTAAAGAACTGCGTGAAGAGTTAAACCAAGGAGCTAGCACTATTAAAGAACGTGCAAGCGATTGGAAAGATGTTGCATATGAAAAAGGAACAGAGTGGAAAGATTATGCAAAAGAAACATCTGCACAGGTACAAAAGAATGTTACAGAAAAATCACAAGAATTAGGCGATAAGTTTAAAGAAACAACTAAGACTATTCAAGAAAAGATCAATACCGCACAAGAAGATGCTGATGTTGTCAAAGAAACGGCAGAAGAGGCAGCTGAAGAAGTTGCAGAAGCAATTGATGAAGCAGCAAAAGACGTAAAAAAACAAGGCTAA
- the murC gene encoding UDP-N-acetylmuramate--L-alanine ligase, whose protein sequence is MTIYHFIGIKGTGMSALAQILHDSGESVQGSDVDSVFFTQTALENKNIPIYSFSKDNIKDGLTIIAGNAFSDDHEEIKAAHEMGLTFYRYHDFLSEWLKQYTSIAVTGAHGKTSTTGLLAHVLKQTYPISYLIGDGTGLGHVDSNYFVFEACEYRRHFLAYEPDYAIMTNIDFDHPDYFSDVEDVVNAFEEMAKNVKKGIIACGDDEYLQAIHAKVPVLYYGFSENNDFQAKNVTDTSNGMRFDVFVRNNYYDTFSIPMYGDHNILNALAVITICHYEGMKAEDIKKMDTFSGVKRRFTEKKVGNQILIDDYAHHPKEVEATLDSVRKKYPNKSVTAIFQPHTFTRTKMFLHEFAETLQAADHVYLCDIFGSAREGKGNLTIEDLKSLITNSELLNIENTEVLKQYKDGVLVFMGAGDIQKFQDAYEKKI, encoded by the coding sequence ATGACTATCTACCATTTTATTGGTATAAAGGGTACAGGAATGAGTGCATTGGCACAAATTCTGCACGACTCAGGTGAGTCCGTTCAAGGTTCTGATGTAGATAGTGTCTTTTTTACACAGACAGCATTAGAAAATAAAAATATTCCAATCTATTCTTTTTCAAAAGACAATATCAAAGACGGGTTAACTATTATAGCAGGTAATGCTTTTTCAGATGATCATGAGGAAATTAAAGCTGCACATGAAATGGGTTTAACATTTTATCGCTACCATGACTTTCTTAGCGAATGGTTAAAACAGTATACAAGTATCGCTGTTACAGGTGCACATGGTAAAACATCAACTACAGGATTATTAGCACATGTGCTAAAGCAAACTTATCCTATCTCCTATTTGATAGGGGATGGAACTGGTTTAGGACATGTTGATAGCAATTATTTTGTCTTTGAAGCATGTGAATATCGTCGTCACTTTTTAGCGTATGAGCCGGATTATGCCATCATGACGAATATTGATTTTGACCATCCAGATTATTTTTCTGATGTTGAGGACGTAGTTAATGCTTTTGAAGAAATGGCTAAAAACGTAAAAAAAGGGATTATAGCTTGTGGTGATGATGAATATCTTCAAGCAATACATGCTAAAGTTCCAGTTCTTTATTACGGTTTTTCTGAAAACAATGACTTTCAAGCCAAAAATGTAACAGATACATCTAATGGTATGCGTTTTGATGTATTTGTTCGAAATAATTACTATGATACGTTTTCAATTCCTATGTACGGTGATCACAACATATTAAATGCGTTAGCAGTAATTACTATTTGTCATTATGAAGGAATGAAGGCAGAAGATATTAAAAAAATGGATACTTTTTCTGGTGTGAAACGTCGGTTTACTGAGAAAAAAGTTGGGAATCAAATTTTAATTGATGACTATGCACATCATCCTAAAGAAGTAGAAGCTACTTTGGATTCAGTTCGTAAAAAATATCCGAATAAATCTGTTACAGCTATTTTTCAACCACATACATTCACACGCACAAAAATGTTCTTACATGAGTTTGCAGAAACGCTCCAAGCAGCAGATCATGTATATCTGTGTGATATATTTGGTTCAGCTCGAGAAGGAAAAGGAAACCTGACTATTGAAGATTTAAAATCGCTTATTACAAATAGTGAATTATTAAATATTGAAAACACAGAAGTATTAAAACAATATAAAGACGGTGTCTTAGTTTTCATGGGTGCTGGTGATATTCAAAAATTCCAAGATGCTTACGAAAAGAAAATTTAA
- a CDS encoding DUF948 domain-containing protein: MIILLYIAALIFAVAFAVLVVYLAKVLKATQRTMSNVADTLEGLEKQMEGITTETTELLNKTNKLAEDVNDKSQRLNTLVDGIKGIGETVQGFNQSIRNVSTSITRVAEENKEETAQAVKWGTIAMEMFKKRKRE; this comes from the coding sequence ATGATTATTTTACTTTACATCGCAGCACTAATATTCGCAGTTGCATTTGCAGTACTTGTTGTTTATTTAGCTAAGGTACTTAAAGCAACGCAACGTACAATGTCAAATGTAGCAGATACCTTAGAAGGTTTAGAAAAACAAATGGAGGGTATAACAACAGAAACAACTGAATTATTAAATAAAACTAATAAGCTTGCAGAAGATGTCAATGATAAGTCACAACGTTTAAATACGTTAGTTGATGGAATTAAAGGTATTGGTGAGACTGTACAAGGTTTTAACCAGTCGATTCGAAATGTTTCCACTAGTATTACAAGAGTTGCTGAAGAGAATAAGGAAGAAACTGCTCAAGCAGTTAAATGGGGAACGATTGCAATGGAAATGTTCAAAAAACGAAAAAGGGAATAA
- a CDS encoding cell division protein FtsA codes for MNEYIFALDIGTRSVVGLILEQTDEHYKLIDYVMQEHEERSMLDGQIHDVVAVAKVIHQVKEKLELKHTIKLTKVCVAAAGRALKTKRTTITKNIEQHPLIEKEDILFLELSAVQQAQHDLALEEADNLSTHYYCVGYSVIQYKLDNDIIGSLIDQQGSKAEVEIIATFLPKVVVESLLSALQRADLEMEALTLEPIAAINVLIPTSMRRLNVALVDIGAGTSDIALTDSGTIAAYGMVPRAGDEITEAISDHYLLDFKEAERVKKEITGNNESIITDILGFEEKILFDELAQAIDGAIEKLADAIAQEILELNTKAPKAVMLVGGGSLTPNLTIKLAEKLQLPVNRVAIRGTDAIPNLKFAAEVPAGPAFITPIGIAIAAKQNPVHYISVTVNDRAVRLFDMKQLTVGDCLLAAGIHIDKLYGRPGMAYIISFNGQSITLPGTYGKAPSILLNGQPITIEEPIKHGDILHVEKGENGKNPIVTIEELVGEVNTFTVYLNERKQYVKPSIEVNGVKSNLDYVLKDHDKVNVIESKTVEDFLIKHNRQDILTELYTFKIYIDGEVKELSDFSTKLLVNGKVAKNKTVLQPGNKIEVVNRQVPTIGNVLHALSIELDQSMSITYNGEPILLNKQTIRVFQQNKERDIDDLLYHGDKLELRSTEETGFIFQDIFRHISIDLSKVKGSVDIKKNGKPTTFFEPLEPNDEITIN; via the coding sequence ATGAATGAGTATATTTTCGCATTAGATATTGGAACACGTTCTGTTGTCGGATTAATTTTGGAACAAACAGATGAGCATTACAAACTAATTGATTATGTTATGCAAGAACACGAGGAACGTTCGATGTTAGATGGGCAAATCCATGACGTAGTTGCTGTAGCAAAGGTAATTCATCAGGTGAAAGAGAAGCTAGAACTTAAGCATACTATTAAGCTCACTAAAGTATGCGTTGCTGCTGCTGGAAGAGCTCTTAAAACAAAGCGAACGACAATTACTAAAAATATTGAACAGCACCCACTAATAGAAAAAGAAGACATTCTCTTTTTGGAACTCAGTGCCGTACAACAAGCCCAACATGATTTAGCTTTGGAGGAAGCAGATAATTTGAGTACGCATTATTATTGTGTAGGATATTCCGTTATACAATATAAATTAGATAATGATATAATTGGCTCTCTCATTGATCAACAAGGTAGTAAGGCTGAAGTTGAAATTATCGCCACCTTCTTACCAAAAGTAGTTGTTGAATCATTATTGTCCGCATTACAACGTGCGGATTTAGAAATGGAAGCACTGACACTAGAACCTATTGCTGCAATCAATGTCCTTATTCCCACTTCTATGCGAAGACTTAACGTTGCTTTAGTTGACATTGGAGCTGGTACGAGTGACATTGCCTTGACTGATAGTGGTACAATTGCTGCTTATGGCATGGTACCACGTGCAGGTGATGAGATAACAGAAGCTATTAGTGATCACTATTTGTTGGATTTTAAAGAAGCAGAACGTGTTAAGAAAGAAATTACGGGAAATAATGAATCCATTATTACCGATATTTTAGGATTTGAAGAAAAGATTCTTTTTGATGAACTTGCACAAGCAATAGATGGTGCAATTGAAAAGCTCGCAGATGCGATAGCACAAGAAATTTTAGAGTTAAATACAAAGGCCCCTAAAGCAGTTATGTTAGTTGGGGGTGGAAGTTTAACACCTAATTTGACAATCAAATTGGCTGAAAAGTTACAGTTGCCAGTAAATCGTGTTGCCATTCGTGGAACAGATGCTATTCCGAATTTAAAATTTGCTGCTGAAGTTCCTGCTGGTCCTGCTTTCATTACACCGATCGGAATTGCAATTGCTGCAAAACAAAATCCAGTTCATTATATAAGTGTAACAGTAAATGATCGAGCCGTTCGATTATTCGATATGAAACAATTAACTGTTGGTGATTGTTTGCTAGCTGCTGGTATCCATATTGATAAATTATATGGTCGTCCTGGAATGGCTTATATTATAAGTTTTAATGGACAGAGTATCACTTTACCTGGCACTTATGGCAAAGCCCCCTCTATTCTATTGAATGGACAACCTATAACAATAGAAGAACCTATTAAACATGGGGATATCTTACATGTTGAAAAAGGGGAGAATGGTAAAAACCCTATCGTTACAATTGAAGAGTTAGTCGGTGAAGTAAATACATTTACTGTTTATTTGAATGAAAGAAAACAGTATGTAAAACCTTCTATTGAAGTCAACGGAGTAAAAAGCAATTTAGATTATGTATTAAAAGATCATGATAAGGTAAATGTGATTGAATCAAAAACTGTAGAGGATTTTTTAATAAAACACAATAGACAAGACATTTTAACTGAATTATACACTTTTAAAATTTATATTGATGGGGAAGTAAAAGAATTAAGTGATTTCTCAACTAAACTTCTGGTCAATGGAAAAGTAGCAAAAAACAAAACAGTATTACAACCTGGAAATAAAATCGAGGTAGTGAATAGACAAGTTCCCACTATAGGAAATGTATTGCATGCTTTATCAATTGAATTAGATCAATCGATGTCAATAACATATAATGGGGAGCCTATCCTATTAAATAAGCAAACAATACGTGTTTTTCAACAAAATAAAGAGCGGGATATAGATGATCTTTTATATCATGGGGACAAGTTAGAGCTTAGATCAACAGAAGAAACTGGCTTTATATTTCAAGATATATTCCGACATATTTCTATAGATTTATCAAAAGTAAAAGGTAGTGTAGATATCAAAAAAAATGGTAAACCAACAACCTTTTTCGAACCGTTAGAACCAAACGACGAAATTACAATTAACTAA
- a CDS encoding nicotinate phosphoribosyltransferase, whose protein sequence is MKKEITRKLNGEIERLTNKTFKFDDRIKDGWFSAVYFLKTKEIAEKLIPNNQVTMQFFQKSNAVLCGSDEAIALIHTFADNPQELEIFSLKDGDKISPYETVLTVKGPYQSFGFLEGIIDGVFARRTSVATNVYNVVKAARTSGKQKPVIFMGDRDDHYTQQAGDGYAAFIGGSTAQATHAMNEWWGKTGMGTMPHAMIQMFEGDIVTAAQAYKETYPEDELMVLVDYNNDVITDSLKVAREFGKDLKGVRLDTSNHMVDKYFLRNQHLMGTFDPRGVNPELIFALRHALDEEGYQHVKIIASGGFTEERIRTFEKQDVPVDMYGIGRSLLNVHIGFTGDNVLLNGNHQSKEGRKYHPNPRLEKVAYLK, encoded by the coding sequence ATGAAAAAAGAAATTACAAGGAAACTTAATGGTGAAATAGAAAGATTAACAAACAAGACTTTTAAATTTGATGATCGAATTAAAGATGGTTGGTTTTCAGCAGTTTATTTTTTAAAAACAAAAGAAATTGCAGAAAAACTTATTCCGAATAATCAAGTAACAATGCAATTTTTTCAGAAAAGTAATGCAGTACTCTGTGGTTCTGATGAGGCAATTGCTTTAATACATACTTTTGCTGATAATCCACAAGAACTAGAGATCTTTTCATTAAAAGATGGTGATAAAATAAGTCCCTATGAAACAGTATTAACTGTTAAAGGACCATATCAATCTTTTGGATTCTTAGAAGGGATTATAGACGGTGTCTTTGCTAGGCGAACGTCTGTAGCAACAAATGTATATAATGTGGTAAAAGCGGCAAGAACCTCTGGTAAACAAAAACCAGTTATTTTTATGGGAGATCGTGATGATCACTATACACAACAAGCTGGAGATGGCTACGCCGCCTTTATTGGTGGATCTACTGCACAAGCAACACATGCGATGAATGAATGGTGGGGTAAGACAGGAATGGGTACAATGCCACATGCCATGATTCAAATGTTTGAAGGAGATATTGTCACTGCAGCTCAAGCATACAAGGAGACGTATCCAGAAGACGAATTGATGGTACTAGTGGATTACAATAATGATGTTATTACAGATTCTTTGAAAGTGGCACGTGAATTTGGTAAAGATTTAAAAGGTGTTCGTTTAGATACTTCGAATCATATGGTAGATAAATATTTTCTTAGAAATCAGCATTTAATGGGAACGTTCGATCCAAGAGGCGTTAATCCCGAATTAATTTTTGCTTTACGGCATGCTTTAGACGAAGAGGGTTATCAGCATGTTAAAATTATAGCAAGTGGTGGCTTTACAGAGGAACGTATTCGTACATTCGAAAAACAAGATGTTCCAGTTGACATGTATGGAATCGGTAGAAGTTTATTAAATGTTCACATTGGTTTTACCGGAGATAATGTTTTATTAAATGGTAACCACCAGTCAAAAGAAGGTAGAAAATATCATCCTAATCCTAGACTAGAAAAAGTAGCTTATCTTAAATAA
- the ytpR gene encoding YtpR family tRNA-binding protein, translating into MNVYYNEKGIGDCLLIPFKQGDRYQTSFEKFGDVVRIIDTKTKEVLGYNIFRASTYFTLGNGQIPLTEDLLDNIKDVFAKNNVSDSLDIDLSPKFVVGYVKEKVPHENADKLNVCQVDIGDVTTQIVCGAPNVEADQYVVVAKVGAIMPSGMEIKAANLRGVDSFGMICSQKELGLPDAPKEKGIYVLTEDVKAGQAFIF; encoded by the coding sequence ATGAACGTTTATTACAATGAAAAAGGGATAGGCGATTGCTTATTAATTCCTTTTAAACAAGGAGATCGCTATCAAACATCATTTGAGAAATTTGGTGATGTTGTACGTATAATAGATACAAAAACAAAAGAAGTATTAGGTTATAATATTTTTCGAGCATCGACATACTTTACATTGGGTAATGGTCAAATTCCTTTAACGGAAGATCTTCTAGATAATATCAAAGATGTTTTTGCGAAAAATAATGTCTCAGATTCCTTAGATATCGATCTTTCTCCTAAATTTGTCGTTGGTTATGTAAAAGAAAAAGTACCACATGAAAATGCAGATAAATTAAATGTCTGTCAAGTCGACATCGGTGATGTAACCACTCAAATTGTCTGTGGTGCACCAAATGTGGAAGCTGATCAATATGTAGTTGTGGCAAAGGTAGGAGCGATTATGCCGAGTGGTATGGAAATAAAGGCAGCTAATCTAAGAGGTGTTGATTCTTTTGGGATGATTTGTTCTCAAAAAGAGCTTGGTCTTCCGGATGCTCCTAAAGAAAAAGGTATCTATGTATTAACAGAAGATGTAAAAGCTGGACAAGCTTTCATATTTTAA